The sequence CATTTAAACGTGGCAAACCGTCTTCATCTATATAACCTCCCTCTCCTCTAACACTTTGGTCTCCTCCAGAGCAAAAAGCATAACCTCCATCTGCGGAAGGACCGACTCCTGTAAAAAGGACAACACCAATATCTTTTTCATCTCGAATTCTTGTAAATGCATCACATAATTCCACAACAGTACGAGGTCTAAATGCATTGCGCTTTTCTGGGCGATTGATTGCAACCCTTGCAATGCCAAGTGTGGTTTTATCAAGCAAAATATCTTGATAATCCCCCCAAGGTTCCCACTCAGCATTAGCTTCTCCTGGTAAAACTCTTCTCGAAGAGTTAGATAGGCAGTCAGAGTCTTTAGCCATTGATTTCATTCAGCTGTGAATTTTTTTGATAATCAAACTGAAGATGCTTAGAAAAAAGCATACGAATCTCTCTCCTCATATCAGCATCTAAAACAGGATTCGTACAAACACGAAGCAATACTGGGCCGGACATGGAAAGGCTCCAATCAAGTGCTAGTTGTAAATCCTCTAAACATGAAACTTGTCGATAAGGGATACCATGAGATTTGGCTAATGAAAGAATATCTATTGTCTGAGGCATTGCAAATAGCCTTTGAAAAGAATCATTTGATTCTGTCTCTAAATTAATTTGTTTGAAGATTCCACCACCGCCATTATCAATAACCAACACAACCAATGGAGGTTTTTGGGATTGGGAGAATAACCAGCCATTGCTGTCATGAAGCAATGCTAGATCTCCTGTGATCAAAATAGTAGGGCCAAGAGCCATTGATAAACCCATACCTAAAGATAAGGTCCCATCTATTCCAGACGCCCCTCTGAACCCAAAACAACGTCTCTGAAGAGATTCCTTACCTCCATAAGAAAGCCAGTCTCTAACCGGACTGCTTGCTGCAAGCATGACTGGAATGCCAGAAGGTAACAAATTTGGCAACCAATGTGCGAGTACAGGCTCACTAATCACTCCATGCAAAACTAATTTTTTATCCAACCAATCTTTTGCGATTTGATCTTTTTGGAGACACAAATTCAAAAGTCTTGTTGATTCTGTCTTATCAATATTTAAAGAAAGCAAAAATTGAGCCTCTAACTTTTCCAACCAACTCACAAATCCTCCGCTCCATTGGGAGGACAGTCCTAAAGGGTCAAGGTTCCGATAATCACCTTCTGTAATTAGAACTTGTACTTTACCTATAGAAAGCAACCAATCTTCAAGGTTCCTACTAGAAGGCATAGGGCCTAATCTCAAAACTTGCATATCTTTTTTTGGAATTGATAAACCAGAACAAAGAAGTAAATCCCAATTACTAATTAGACCAGGTTGATCAAAAGAAACTCCAGAAAGGGGGTCTGCAAAAACTGGCCAGCCGCAAATTGATTGCCACTTGCGAAGTGCTACCTGAAAAGCGGCCAAATTTTCACTTTTACCTCTCCAAGGACCTACCACAACAACACCTGGACTAGAAGGATCTAATGAAGGCAAGGAAAATAATGAGTCTTTGCAGGGTAAATCATGAAAATTAGGAATATTTCCCTTTTTAAACTTAAAAGATCCTTTTAAAGAGAGCTTGAAAACTTCTTTTTGCTCAATTAAAGAGGCATGTAATGGTTCTTCTATTGGAAGGTTAAGGTGAACTGGACCAGGGAAACAATGTGCTTTCTGCCAACATTTACTCACTAAGGCATATATCTCATCGGCAGGAAGGTGATGTATACCAGCATTAGGTCCTTGTTCAAAAGATCTACAAGCAGGGCGAAGAAACTCTTCCTGGTTGACAGTCTGATTAGATCCACAATTCTTCAACCTTATAGGTCTGTCTGCAGTAAGAAATAAAATAGGTTGAGTGGATCTATCAGCCTCAATCGCTGCTGGCAAAAGATTAGCAACCGCGCTTCCTGAAGTAGTTATCACCACAACAGCCTTACCATTAGCAGTACTTATTCCTAAGGCCAAGAAGGCAGCCGAACGTTCATCAATGCAACTAACGAGTTTCAAGAGGCCTCTATTAGCCAGTTCGCCCGCAGCGAGGGCTAACGGACCCGAGCGGCTTCCTGGGCATAGCACGATATGTTCCAGCCCCATTGCATGAAAAGCCACCAAGAGCTCTTGACAAGCAATTAAATTTTTGCGTGCTATTGACAGTGCTTGAAGATGAACTTGTCTAATCCTCGGACAAAATGGGCCGATATAACAGATCTAAATAAAAGGTTTCTATGAATTCCTCCCAAAAGAAACAAAAGTCGGAGAATAAAAACGGATGGTTCTCCTTTCTCATCTGGCTAACACTTGCCTTATTACTGAGGTGGCAAGTAATTGAGCCCAGATGGATTCCATCAGGGTCCATGCTTCCAACTTTGGAAGTTAAAGACAGAATTTTGGTAGAGAAAGTGAGTCCAAAGATAAATTTTCTTCGAAAAAGACAACTTTCGATTGAAAGCGTTGTCGTTTTTCACCCACCAAAACAGTTAATAAATGCAGGATATGACAAAAATTCAGCATTAATAAAACGTATCGTGGGACTCCCAGGAGACAAAATCGAAGTTCATAAAGGCCAATTAATTCGCAACGATAAAGAAATTAATGAATCATGGCGAGTACTTCCAATCAATTATGAAATGGATGCTGTGATAATCCCAAATCACTCTCTATGGGTATTAGGGGACAATAGAAATAACAGCCTTGACTCTCATCTCTGGGGATTACTGCCTGAAGGAAATGTAATTGGAACTGCTATCTGGAGATACTGGCCAATAAATAAATTTGGACCTATTCGGTTCCCCACCCCTCAAAAAATTAGAACTTGAGACCTTACTGCGATAAGGTCTTACACATGATGGAAAGCACACTGGGATGTTTAACCAGGAGTTTCTAGCCACAGATAACAATGATGGTCAGGACGGCAATGCACTGATCCAATATCTGCAGGAGCAATCACCAGATGTTCTGCAGCGTGTTGCCAAATCAGCTAGTCCAGACATCCAAGATATTATTCGCCACAATGTTCAAGGCCTTTTAGGAATGCTTCCTGGCGAGCAATTCGAAGTTAAGGTCACTTCAACAAGAGATAACTTTGCCAGTCTTCTAGCTTCAGCAATGATGACTGGGTATTTCCTACGTCAAATGGAACAAAGGAAGGAACTTGAAGAATCACTTTTCTCCGATGAAGAGATGGCTATTAACCCAGAAGATCTCAATCTTTAAAAGGAGCTAACGGATCGGAAGGCACAACACCATTTTCAAGAAGAGTTCTATCTAAAGTATCTAAGAAACGCCAATTACCTTTATCAATTGCCCATGGATTTTTAGAGATATTTTCTCTTAATAATTTGATTGACCTAAAGGTAAACGGTATTGGAGCTGAGTAGTGTGCTGGAATTAACCATCTTATTCTTCTTAAAGTGCTTAGCTGATCTAGCCATTTAAGATATGCATCTTTAGCTCTTGGAAAAACAAGCCTCTCTAAAACTGGAGGTATCTGTATTTTGGGATCTTGATAACCGATTAAATCTTTTGCTGACTTATCCCAGCCCTCCTTCCACTCAAAAGGGAAAACACCAAAATGAGATTTCGGATTGCGTAATCCAGGCTTAAAAGCAACTTTTAAAATATTCATTATTGATGGAATAGAAAGTTTTTCAGGTCTTAGAAAAGAAGCAAACAAAACTAATCTTAACCATCCCTTTCTTCTTGCTTCAAGTGAATCTATTAATGGTTCATCGCCCTTTTCTCGAGAATGAAATAAAAGAGGCGAAGGATCAAAATTAAATATTGCTGGGGGCTCATTGTTTATAGCAATCAAAGCATCTGTAACCAACAAAGAATTCGATTGCTTATGAAAGCATGAGATTTCCTGAAATCTTCCCAGACCAAGATCTAAAGGCCCTAAAGAAAACCAACTACATGTATCTTCATGGGGGACTCCATCTTCCAGCAAAACCTTCGTCCGCCTTCTTGGAATACCAACCAAATCTAAAGGAATATTCAAAGGAAAACTCCATTGACCAGGACAAATCCATAATTCCGCTTCAGGGAAAGCACGCGCCATAGCAGGCAAAAATATTTTGTGTTCCAAACCAGAAGCTGTTGGCAAGACGATTGTTTGGACAGGGCCATGTTCTTTTTCAAGTTTATTCAAGCTCCTAAGAAGTTCTTCTGTAGGAGGAAGGGGGTTAACCAGCATCAATCCGCCTGGAACCTTTACAACAGTCAATCTCACTGGAACAGCAACGTAATAAAGGCCTTGTAATTGCTCAAAACCCCAAATTTGATTTGGGATCAATTCATTAAAAAGAGTATTTCTACGACCATAGGGATAAAGAGGCAAAAGGGGCCACCATGCCCAATTCTTAGGAGAAGAACCATCCCTTCTCTGGAGTAATTCGTATTGTTTAATCACACCTACAAATGAGTAGCAGTTTGAGACTTCAGGATGCCATATCGAGGAGCAAATAAGAAAGCTAGAAGAAAGATAAGAGTTTGAACAAGAACTATTGATCCCCCTGTCTCAATATCTGACCAATAACTTATATATACTCCAATAATACTAGAAATAGCACTACTAATAATTGCCAAGTAAGTCATTCGATCAAACCTATCTGTAAGTAGATATGCTGTAGCTCCAGGTGTAATTAACATTGCGACCACTAAAATAATCCCAACAGTTTGAAGCCCAGCGACTGCTGCTAGCGATAATACAGACAAGAGTAAATAATGAAGAATTCCAGTATTGATTCCTATAGATCTAGCATGTGTCGCGTCAAAGCAATACAGCATCAGGTCCCTACGAAATAGGAGCAGCACAGCAACAACTACGGCAGATATTATAAGAGTTTGTGTGACATCAGAAGAGGATATTCCTAGTGGGCTTCCAAAAAGTATGTGCATCAAATCAATATTACTTTTTATCTTAGAAACTAATACCAATCCAAGTGCAAAAAAACCAGTAAAAACAAGACCTATAACTGTATCTTCCTTAATTCTTGATTTCTGCTTTACGAAGCCAATCAGTGCTACTGAGCCAACACCAAAAACAAAAGCCCCTATAGAAAAAGGCAAGCCAAGAGCATAAGCAACAACAACACCTGGCATTACTGCATGTGAAACCGCATCTCCCATCAAAGCCCATCCCTTAAGGGTCATATAACAAGACAGAAGGCCACAAACTCCTCCAACCAATGCACTTACCATTAATGCTCTACGCATAAACTCGTGACTAAGCGGTTCAACTAACAATGAAAAGGGAGTTATTGCCCCGAAAAGTTCATTCATTCAAAAAACCTTCAGAGGGTGTAGGCCCAGAAAGAACATTAGGAGGCATTCCACCAAATGTTTTAGAAAGGTTCTCATCAGTGAAAATCTCTGATGTTTCTCCATATGCCAAAACAGTTTTATTAATTAGAACAACAAGATCACAGAAATCTCTTACATGACTTAGATCATGAGTTGAGATAAGGATTGTTCTACCTTCCTTTCGGAACTGGAAGAACAACTGCGACATTAGTTTTTCAGTACGAACATCCACACCTGAAAAAGGTTCATCCAAAAGAAGTACAGACGCTCTCTGGGCAATCGCTCTAGCAAGAAAAGCTCTCTTCCTTTGCCCTCCAGAAAGTGCTCCTATAGGCCTTTTACGCAATTCAAGGAGATCAACCCTTTCAAGCGCATGCCAAACAGCCTTTCTATCGGATTCCCTTGGAATACGAAGGAAATTCATAGACCCATATCTGCCCATCATCACGACATCCCAAACACTTACAGGAAAAGAGCAATCTATCCCTTCATTTTGAGGCACATAAGCAACAGACTGGTCTCTCTGCGCCTTAGGCACGGCAGAACCATTAATCCGAATAGTCCCTCTAGATGGACGGACAAAACCCATCAAGGCCTTAAAAAACGTTGACTTCCCTGCGCCATTCATACCTACAAGGCCACATATAGAACCAGCTTTTAACTGAAGGCTGGCGTCATACAGGGCCACAGTTCCGTTGTAATCAACACATACCTCATGAGCTTCGATTCCTAGGACAGGCATATGAAGCTGAGCGTTCAAAGAATTCATAATTGCTGAGAAAACTCTTTGGCAAGTCCTTTTTGAATTAAGTGAACATTATGTCTTTGAAGATCTAACAAGGTTGATGCAGGTCCACCTTCCTTCGAAAGCGAGTCAACATAAAAAATACCTCCAAAGACTGCTCCAGTCGCTCTAGCTACTTCCTGTTGAGCTTTTGAACTCACAGTGCTCTCGCAAAAGATTGTTGGAATCTGTCTTTCCTTGATTACTTTCATTAAATTGAGCATACGTCTTGGCGTGACCTGGCTTTCGGCATTCACTGGCCAAAGATATGCCTCATCCATGCCATAGTCTTTAGCCAAGTATGTAAAAGCACCTTCGCAACTAACAAGAACTCTTCTTTCTTTCGGTATCAATGACAACGTTTCTCGTAGTTCCATATCAAGTTTCTTTAGCTTTGCCTTATACCTCTCTCCATTTTGTATAAAAAACTGCTTACCTAATGGGTCAAGAAGAATAAAAGCAGAAACTAGATTATCAACATAATGCATAGCCCTTAAAGGTGACATCCAAGCATGAGGATTCGGCTTACCTGAATAAACATCTCCTTCAATCAACAAAGGATCAATTCCGTCACTCAAAACAATAGTGGGAATATCACCTGCAGCTGCTGTAAATTTTTTAGCCCAAAGCTCTAAACCTAAACCATTCTCGACTAATAAGTCAGCATTAGATGCTTTAACTAAATCGCTAGGTGTAGGCTGATAACCATGGATTTCAGCACCATGTTTAGTTATTGACTTAACTAATAATCTATTTCCTGCAACATTACTTGCCATGTCAGCCAATATAGTAAACGTTGTCAAAACTATTGGCTTGCCATGATCAACATTTTTGTTCTGATTAATACCTTTAGGAAGACCACAAGAAGACAAAAGAAGTAAAAAACAAAAAGCAACAGGAAGTCTTTTGAAACGGAATACTGATTGTATTATTTTCTGCATAAATAATTAACATTCAAGGTGTCTTAGTAGAACTAATTATAGACATATGAGTGCCTCTATTGATGGAAACATTTGAGTTTTTTTTGTAGAGTGCTTTGGAAATTAACCTGAATTATTTTTTTAAAGAGTTTCAAGGGATTCATTACTATTCTAAAAAAAAGAGAAAAGGGCAGATGAATAGAGATTTAGACATTAATACTTAGGTCGCCTCTAAATAAGTTGTTTCAATAGATGGATTGTTATTTCGATCATTTATCCATGTCCCTGCTTGCTTTAAAAAAGATGTCCAATCAAGTCGTTCTTGTCTTGCTGCATTTGCTATAAGCTTTGGAGCTTGTTTTTTCAATGCTTCTAAATCTGGTTCAGAGACTCCATTATTCAAAGCCATCCAATCAGCCATCGAACGTCCTACAACTCTAGTTAGATAAGCCGCACTAAGAGCCTGCATTGTTCCTGCAGCTAACCAGCTACTTCCATGTAATTTGGCCACACCAAGTAATGCATGTCCACTCCACTCAACTACACCCTGAGCTACTGCTGCTCCAGCCAATTGCCTAGCTATTAACTGGAGTGATTCTGCTCCCCAAGAACACGACCATATTTGAGCCATTTCTTGTATCATTAACCCATTTGCAACAGAAATTGCCAACAAATCAGTAGTAGGAACAGGAGATGCAAATACTGCGCCAGCTACTACCCATTGAGTTCTCTGTTGAATATTTCTGAATTTTGCTCTGCGCAAACTTTCAAGATCGGCTTGCCAAGAACTATGTAATTTAGCGAGCACTCTTTGTCGTGTTAAATCAATATTCTTCTGAGGGTATTTTAGAACTCTTCGAACAGGCGTTAAAAGCTTAGTTAGATCTTTTTCAGTATTGTTCCAACGAAGAATTCGGTCTGTCCATCGATGTGGCAATTGAGATTGAAGTGCCTTTAATTGTTCGGGCCAATCTAATGAAGAATTATCATCTACCATCAGCCATGAAGGTTGATCATTTGGCACCTTTTCAAGCCATAAAAGATCTGAGGCCATTAATGGCAAAGGCAAAACATAAACGAGTAAATCTTGCTCAAAAAGAGTCTTTGGCCAAATCCAGGCATTGTCTTTGAGAGGAAGAGAAGAAGACCACGAAAGATTTAAAGGATTCGGACCACAGATGGCAGATTCAACGGAGCATCTATCTGGAAGATGAACTCCCTTAGAACTAACAAAAGCAATATTTTGAGGGCCAGAACGATTAATAATTTCATTAAGAATATTTAATCTCTGATTATTCTTTCCAATTGAATTTTCTTCTCCATCCAACGATTTAAATTCTTCCAACACTTTCTGGCAACGTGTCACCCATCCTTGAACAGTAGTCGGGGCCTCAAAATGGCCTCCTAAAGGTTTAGAAAGCCAGAAAATTCCAGCGCCAAGTACTAAAACACCAAGTCCTCCTCCAGGGACATGTATGAGGTCTGTAAAGAACCACTGACCAAGGGCTAAGGAACCTAAGAGGATTGCACCTTTGGTTAATGGTCCTGCAATAAAAGATGACGAGCTTGATTGAAGGTAGGGGATTTTCACGAAACCAACGAAAAGCCATATTTTTATTTTTAGCCAAATTAGAAAGACAGGGCAATAATTGAAGATTGTAAAGAGGCTTATCTAAAGGGTTTTCAAAGAAAAACACACACAAACAGTTACCGTTTTTTTTGTACAAAAAGATTTAAACAAATTCATGAGATGTGAATCTGCTGAAGGAGTGAAGAAAATCATCGGCAGGAGGACGAAGATGAGTCACACTTAGCCTGACAACAGGTAGAAGGACATGGGTGATTCCTACAGCGACCCTCATCAAAAGAACAGAAGCTATGAGGGCAATCGAGATGATTCTCGCGCTGGTTTCAGAGGAGGAAGGGGTCCAGGTAGCAGATCTCAGGGAGGAAGAGAAGGTGGAGGCTTTCGAATCCGACTTAGTGACAATGAAATGCGTGCCGCTCGCGCACTCCAAGAAGCCTTTAACCTTCGTTCAACAGTTGCAGTTCTTGGATTTGCCATTCGAACTCTTGCCCAGATGCTTGAGGAAGGAAAGCTTGATGAGCTAGTAACACAAACACGTTCTCAAATGTCCAATGCGGGAAATAGAAGGGAAGATGGAAGACAAGGTTCACGAAGACGCTTTGACGGAGAAGAACAAAACTTCAATAGAGGAGTTCCTAAGCCCAACCCTTTTGCGAGACCAGAAAAGCCTCAACCAGCTGTTCAAGATAACGGTCATGAAGAAGACAGCTCTCAACAAATAGCAGACGAGGGAACGGTCTCTGATGAGGTTGAAAAGACATCATCAATAGAACAAGCCTCAGAAAGTGACAAAAAAGAAGCAGGGTTAAATGATTCCTCAGAGGAAGAGGCTCAAACAAATCAAGAGAGCATTCAATAAGTGGGCCGCAAGCGTGTTCTTTCTGGTGTTCAACCAACAGGAGCCTTACATCTTGGCAACTGGCTCGGTGCAATTCGAAACTGGGTAAAGCTGCAAGAAGATCATGAAACCTTTGTATGTGTAGTAGACCTACACGCAATAACAGTGCCCCATGATCCAAGTTTACTGGCAGAAAATACACTTAAAACTGCTGCTTTATATATAGCTTGTGGAATGAATCCACAACAATGTTCAATATTTATTCAAAGTCAAATAGCTGCACATAGTGAACTTTGTTGGTTACTTAACTGTGTCACGCCACTTAATTGGATGGAGCGGATGATCCAATTTAAAGAGAAATCGGTAAAACAAGGTGACAATGTTTCTATCGGTCTGCTGGACTATCCAGTCTTGATGGCTGCGGATATTCTTCTTTATGATGCTGATCTAGTACCAGTTGGGGAAGATCAAAAACAGCATCTAGAATTAGCTAGAGACATTGCTCAACAAAGAATAAATTCTCGCTTTGGTTCTGAATCAATCCCAATTTTAAAAGTTCCAACCCCACTAATAATCAAAGAAGGCGCAAAGGTTATGAGTCTCACAGAAGGTAATAACAAGATGAGTAAAAGTGACCCAAATGAGAACAGTAGAATTACATTACTAGATCCACCAGACTTAATTAAAAAGAAAATAAAGCGTGCAAAAACAGACCAACATTTTGGCCTGGAATTTGACAATCCTAACAGACCTGAAGCTGACAATCTACTAAGTCTTTATGCCATCTTGAGTGGAATGGGAAGAGAGAATGTAGCAAGAGAATGCTCACAGATGGGTTGGGGGACCTTTAAACCATTATTAACAGAAGCAACTATATCTGCTTTAGAACCAATTCAAAACAAATACAAAGAACTCATGAAAGATCGGACTGAGCTCCATTACATTCTCGACAATGGAAAGAATCAAGCAGAAGAAGTCGCGAATTCAACTCTAAAACGTTTGCAATTAGCACTTGGACTACTTAGGAAGAACCAAAACTAATCCTTTTATACCTAATAGATACGATGATCTCTTTCTGTATAATTAGCAAGAAGATAAATTTTCTACACAAGGACATAGAGGCAGCTAGACTATGCCAGTAATTACACTTCCAGATGGAAAAAAAATAGACTTCGGAAAGCCTGTTACTGTTATACAAGTAGCGGAAAAGATTGGCCCTGGATTAGCTAAAGCAGCCTTAGCTGGGAGAGTAAATGGTGTATTAGTAGATACATGTATACCAATCAAATCAGATTCAAATGTTAGTATTATAACTTCAAAAGATGTAGAAGGAGTTGAAATTATTAGGCATTCATTTGCCCATTTAATAGGCCATGCAGTTAAGCAACTATATCCAAAGGCAAAGATGGCAATCGGCCCAGTAATTGATGATGGATTTTATTATGATATTGCCTACGATAAAACTTTTACTCCAGAGGATCTTGAAAAGATAGAGCTCAGAATGCAGGAACTTATCAAGCGAGATTATGATGTAATTGTTGAGATCGTAACTACTGAAGAAGCACGTAAAACCTTTACAGAGCGAAATGAACCATACAAATTGAAAATCGTGGACGAAATACCTAAAGGAGAAGAAATAAAGTTATATAAGCACGAAGAATATACAGACATGTGCAGAGGTCCACATGTTCCTAATACGAAACACTTAAGATCATTTAAGCTAATGAAGGTTTCTGGTGCCTATTGGAGAGGAGATTCTAATAATGAAATGTTACAGCGTATATACGGAACAGCATGGTCTAACCCTAAAGATCTTAAATCCTATTTAAAAAGACTTGAAGAGGCAGACAAAAGAGATCACAGGAAAATTGCAAAGCAGCTATCTCTTTACCACACACAAGAAGAAGCTCCTGGAATGATATTTTGGCATGCAAAAGGATGGGCTATTTATCAAGTATTAGAAGGATA comes from Prochlorococcus sp. MIT 1307 and encodes:
- the menD gene encoding 2-succinyl-5-enolpyruvyl-6-hydroxy-3-cyclohexene-1-carboxylic-acid synthase; protein product: MSIARKNLIACQELLVAFHAMGLEHIVLCPGSRSGPLALAAGELANRGLLKLVSCIDERSAAFLALGISTANGKAVVVITTSGSAVANLLPAAIEADRSTQPILFLTADRPIRLKNCGSNQTVNQEEFLRPACRSFEQGPNAGIHHLPADEIYALVSKCWQKAHCFPGPVHLNLPIEEPLHASLIEQKEVFKLSLKGSFKFKKGNIPNFHDLPCKDSLFSLPSLDPSSPGVVVVGPWRGKSENLAAFQVALRKWQSICGWPVFADPLSGVSFDQPGLISNWDLLLCSGLSIPKKDMQVLRLGPMPSSRNLEDWLLSIGKVQVLITEGDYRNLDPLGLSSQWSGGFVSWLEKLEAQFLLSLNIDKTESTRLLNLCLQKDQIAKDWLDKKLVLHGVISEPVLAHWLPNLLPSGIPVMLAASSPVRDWLSYGGKESLQRRCFGFRGASGIDGTLSLGMGLSMALGPTILITGDLALLHDSNGWLFSQSQKPPLVVLVIDNGGGGIFKQINLETESNDSFQRLFAMPQTIDILSLAKSHGIPYRQVSCLEDLQLALDWSLSMSGPVLLRVCTNPVLDADMRREIRMLFSKHLQFDYQKNSQLNEING
- the lepB gene encoding signal peptidase I; translated protein: MNSSQKKQKSENKNGWFSFLIWLTLALLLRWQVIEPRWIPSGSMLPTLEVKDRILVEKVSPKINFLRKRQLSIESVVVFHPPKQLINAGYDKNSALIKRIVGLPGDKIEVHKGQLIRNDKEINESWRVLPINYEMDAVIIPNHSLWVLGDNRNNSLDSHLWGLLPEGNVIGTAIWRYWPINKFGPIRFPTPQKIRT
- a CDS encoding DUF760 domain-containing protein; this translates as MFNQEFLATDNNDGQDGNALIQYLQEQSPDVLQRVAKSASPDIQDIIRHNVQGLLGMLPGEQFEVKVTSTRDNFASLLASAMMTGYFLRQMEQRKELEESLFSDEEMAINPEDLNL
- a CDS encoding DUF4336 domain-containing protein, yielding MIKQYELLQRRDGSSPKNWAWWPLLPLYPYGRRNTLFNELIPNQIWGFEQLQGLYYVAVPVRLTVVKVPGGLMLVNPLPPTEELLRSLNKLEKEHGPVQTIVLPTASGLEHKIFLPAMARAFPEAELWICPGQWSFPLNIPLDLVGIPRRRTKVLLEDGVPHEDTCSWFSLGPLDLGLGRFQEISCFHKQSNSLLVTDALIAINNEPPAIFNFDPSPLLFHSREKGDEPLIDSLEARRKGWLRLVLFASFLRPEKLSIPSIMNILKVAFKPGLRNPKSHFGVFPFEWKEGWDKSAKDLIGYQDPKIQIPPVLERLVFPRAKDAYLKWLDQLSTLRRIRWLIPAHYSAPIPFTFRSIKLLRENISKNPWAIDKGNWRFLDTLDRTLLENGVVPSDPLAPFKD
- a CDS encoding metal ABC transporter permease: MNELFGAITPFSLLVEPLSHEFMRRALMVSALVGGVCGLLSCYMTLKGWALMGDAVSHAVMPGVVVAYALGLPFSIGAFVFGVGSVALIGFVKQKSRIKEDTVIGLVFTGFFALGLVLVSKIKSNIDLMHILFGSPLGISSSDVTQTLIISAVVVAVLLLFRRDLMLYCFDATHARSIGINTGILHYLLLSVLSLAAVAGLQTVGIILVVAMLITPGATAYLLTDRFDRMTYLAIISSAISSIIGVYISYWSDIETGGSIVLVQTLIFLLAFLFAPRYGILKSQTATHL
- a CDS encoding metal ABC transporter ATP-binding protein; protein product: MNSLNAQLHMPVLGIEAHEVCVDYNGTVALYDASLQLKAGSICGLVGMNGAGKSTFFKALMGFVRPSRGTIRINGSAVPKAQRDQSVAYVPQNEGIDCSFPVSVWDVVMMGRYGSMNFLRIPRESDRKAVWHALERVDLLELRKRPIGALSGGQRKRAFLARAIAQRASVLLLDEPFSGVDVRTEKLMSQLFFQFRKEGRTILISTHDLSHVRDFCDLVVLINKTVLAYGETSEIFTDENLSKTFGGMPPNVLSGPTPSEGFLNE
- a CDS encoding metal ABC transporter substrate-binding protein, translating into MQKIIQSVFRFKRLPVAFCFLLLLSSCGLPKGINQNKNVDHGKPIVLTTFTILADMASNVAGNRLLVKSITKHGAEIHGYQPTPSDLVKASNADLLVENGLGLELWAKKFTAAAGDIPTIVLSDGIDPLLIEGDVYSGKPNPHAWMSPLRAMHYVDNLVSAFILLDPLGKQFFIQNGERYKAKLKKLDMELRETLSLIPKERRVLVSCEGAFTYLAKDYGMDEAYLWPVNAESQVTPRRMLNLMKVIKERQIPTIFCESTVSSKAQQEVARATGAVFGGIFYVDSLSKEGGPASTLLDLQRHNVHLIQKGLAKEFSQQL
- a CDS encoding YcjF family protein — its product is MKIPYLQSSSSSFIAGPLTKGAILLGSLALGQWFFTDLIHVPGGGLGVLVLGAGIFWLSKPLGGHFEAPTTVQGWVTRCQKVLEEFKSLDGEENSIGKNNQRLNILNEIINRSGPQNIAFVSSKGVHLPDRCSVESAICGPNPLNLSWSSSLPLKDNAWIWPKTLFEQDLLVYVLPLPLMASDLLWLEKVPNDQPSWLMVDDNSSLDWPEQLKALQSQLPHRWTDRILRWNNTEKDLTKLLTPVRRVLKYPQKNIDLTRQRVLAKLHSSWQADLESLRRAKFRNIQQRTQWVVAGAVFASPVPTTDLLAISVANGLMIQEMAQIWSCSWGAESLQLIARQLAGAAVAQGVVEWSGHALLGVAKLHGSSWLAAGTMQALSAAYLTRVVGRSMADWMALNNGVSEPDLEALKKQAPKLIANAARQERLDWTSFLKQAGTWINDRNNNPSIETTYLEAT
- the trpS gene encoding tryptophan--tRNA ligase, which codes for MGRKRVLSGVQPTGALHLGNWLGAIRNWVKLQEDHETFVCVVDLHAITVPHDPSLLAENTLKTAALYIACGMNPQQCSIFIQSQIAAHSELCWLLNCVTPLNWMERMIQFKEKSVKQGDNVSIGLLDYPVLMAADILLYDADLVPVGEDQKQHLELARDIAQQRINSRFGSESIPILKVPTPLIIKEGAKVMSLTEGNNKMSKSDPNENSRITLLDPPDLIKKKIKRAKTDQHFGLEFDNPNRPEADNLLSLYAILSGMGRENVARECSQMGWGTFKPLLTEATISALEPIQNKYKELMKDRTELHYILDNGKNQAEEVANSTLKRLQLALGLLRKNQN